A region of Gracilinanus agilis isolate LMUSP501 chromosome 3, AgileGrace, whole genome shotgun sequence DNA encodes the following proteins:
- the NLGN1 gene encoding neuroligin-1: MLAKPFLKLPQCAKCRGHKDKNEIGYKNSLRVLDFREVGNFIHLPINITESPMNNATGFLSTGDQAAKGNYGLLDLIQALRWTSENIGFFGGDPLRITVFGSGAGGSCVNLLTLSHYSEGLFQRAIAQSGTALSSWAVSFQPAKYARMLATKVGCNMSDTVELVECLQKKPYKELIDQDIQPARYHIAFGPVIDGDVIPDDPQILMEQGEFLNYDIMLGVNQGEGLKFVENIVDSEDGISASDFDFAVSNFVDNLYGYPEGKDVLRETIKFMYTDWADRHNPETRRKTLLALFTDHQWVAPAVATADLHSNFGSPTYFYAFYHHCQTDQVPAWADAAHGDEVPYVLGIPMIGPTELFPCNFSKNDVMLSAVVMTYWTNFAKTGDPNQPVPQDTKFIHTKPNRFEEVAWTRYSQKDQLYLHIGLKPRVKEHYRANKVNLWLELVPHLHNLNDISQYTSTTTKVPSTDITFRPTRKNSVPVTSAFPTAKQDDPKQQPSPFSVDQRDYSTELSVTIAVGASLLFLNILAFAALYYKKDKRRHDVHRRCSPQRTTTNDLTHAQEEEIMSLQMKHTDLDHECESIHPHEVVLRTACPPDYTLAMRRSPDDVPLMTPNTITMIPNTIPGIQPLHTFNTFTGGQNNTLPHPHPHPHSHSTTRV, from the exons gtTTCTTGAGTACTGGAGATCAAGCAGCAAAAGGCAATTATGGACTCCTGGATCTAATACAAGCTCTAAGATGGACTAGTGAGAACATTGGATTCTTTGGTGGTGACCCTTTGAGAATCACTGTTTTTGGATCTGGCGCTGGGGGGTCATGTGTCAACCTGCTGACTTTATCCCATTATTCTGAAG GACTCTTTCAACGGGCAATAGCTCAAAGTGGAACAGCTCTCTCCAGCTGGGCTGTTAGCTTCCAGCCTGCAAAATATGCCAGGATGTTGGCTACAAAAGTTGGCTGCAACATGTCTGATACTGTAGAGCTAGTTGAATGTCTACAGAAGAAGCCTTATAAAGAACTTATTGACCAAGATATCCAACCAGCTCGATACCACATAGCCTTTGGACCAGTAATTGATGGTGATGTAATACCAGACGACCCTCAGATACTGATGGAACAAGGAGAATTCCTCAACTATGATATAATGTTGGGTGTTAACCAAGGGGAAGGGTTAAAATTTGTAGAAAATATAGTAGATAGTGAAGATGGAATTTCCGCTAGTGATTTTGACTTCGCTGTCTCCAATTTTGTTGATAATTTATATGGATACCCTGAAGGCAAAGATGTTTTGAGGGAGACTATTAAATTTATGTATACAGACTGGGCAGATCGACATAATCCTGAGACTAGGCGCAAGACCCTATTGGCTTTATTTACTGATCATCAGTGGGTGGCACCAGCAGTGGCCACAGCAGACCTTCATTCAAACTTTGGTTCACCTACATACTTCTATGCCTTCTACCATCATTGCCAAACAGATCAAGTTCCAGCTTGGGCTGATGCAGCTCATGGAGATGAGGTTCCTTATGTGTTGGGAATCCCCATGATTGGTCCAACAGAGTTGTTTCCTTGTAATTTCTCTAAAAATGATGTGATGCTGAGTGCAGTGGTGATGACTTATTGGACAAATTTTGCCAAAACCGG TGATCCAAATCAACCTGTCCCTCAAGACACAAAATTTATCCACACCAAGCCTAACCGTTTTGAAGAAGTAGCATGGACCCGGTATTCACAGAAAGACCAACTCTATCTCCACATTGGCTTAAAACCGCGAGTAAAAGAGCATTACAGGGCCAACAAGGTGAACCTCTGGCTGGAGCTGGTACCTCATCTGCACAATCTCAATGACATTTCTCAGTATACCTCTACTACAACTAAAGTGCCCTCAACTGATATTACCTTCAGGCCAACGAGGAAAAATTCTGTACCTGTCACGTCAGCCTTTCCTACAGCCAAGCAAGATGATCCCAAGCAGCAGCCAAGTCCGTTTTCCGTTGACCAGCGGGACTACTCCACCGAATTGAGCGTGACCATTGCCGTGGGGGCATCCTTGCTGTTTCTCAACATCCTTGCCTTCGCCGCTCTCTACTACAAGAAGGACAAGAGAAGACACGACGTGCATAGGAGATGCAGCCCTCAGCGTACCACGACCAATGACCTTACCCACGCACAAGAAGAGGAGATAATGTCCCTCCAAATGAAGCACACAGACTTGGATCATGAATGTGAGTCTATCCATCCACATGAGGTGGTTCTCCGGACCGCCTGTCCCCCAGACTACACACTAGCTATGAGGAGGTCTCCTGACGATGTTCCCTTAATGACCCCCAACACCATTACAATGATTCCCAACACTATACCAGGAATCCAGCCCTTACACACGTTCAATACATTTACTGGAGGACAGAACAATACTctgccccatccccacccccacccccactcacaTTCAACAACCAGGGTATAG